The Methylopila sp. M107 genome contains the following window.
ATATCAAACGATAACATCCCTCTGTCCGTGATTTTGTGGGATGCTCTTGATGTGTTGCATATGCCGGTATGCCAGCTGAGCGACGCGGGAGTCATCTTGCGGTTCAATCAGGCGTGGAGGTGGCTTGTCGAGGACGCATTCGAAGGGCAGCCGTTGATCCAGTCGATCTTGCCCGAGGACCGCTATCACGCGCTGTCGCAATTCCGTTCGATCGATGAGGAGCAGGAAGCGCAGGATATCGAGTGCCGCGTGATGACCGGGCGCAATTCCTCGCGCTGGCATTTGCTCAGCCTGCGCCCGTCTCAGGACGGATGGCTCTGCGTCGCGACGGACATTCACGCGTTGAAGCATCGCGAGGCGGAACTCGAGCGGCGCGCGGCGGTGCAAAGCCAGATGCTCGACGTCAGCGTCGACTGCATCAAGCTGATCTCTCTGGACGGCGCGCTTTTGCATATGAACAAAGCGGGGTGCCAGGCGCTTGGCGTGGAGGAACAGTCCGGCTTCGGCATGCCGTGGCTGGGACTGCTGCCCGAGAGCGTCAGGCGCGACGGCGAGCAGGCGTTGCGCGCCGCCAGGACGGGCCGCTCCGCCCGCTTCGCCGGAAGCAGCGTCCTGGACGGCCAGGAGCCGCAGTATTGGGACAACATGCTCTCGCCGGTGCTGGGCGCGAAGGGCGCGGCGACCGCGATCTTGTGCGTTTCGCGCGAAGTCACGGCCGAAAAGAAGGCGCTGACCTCCCTGCAGGCCAGCCGCGACAGGCTCGCAATGGCGGCGCGCGTAGGTCGTCTCGGCATCTGGGACTACGACATCGAGCTCGATCGGCTGCATTGCGACGAGAACTGGTACCGCATCATGGGCCGGGACCCGGCGACGCCGATCACCTCGATCGCGGAGTTCAGGCCGCTGATCCACCCGGATGACGTCGAGAAGGCGACCGAGGTCTCGAATACGATCGCGGACCTCGCAAGCTCCGAACGCGACTACTCGGTCGAGTTCCGAATCATTCGCCCGGACGGGGAGATACGCTGGCTGCGTTCGGAGGCCGGCCTGGAGAAGACAGATGGGCGCGTGAGCCGCGCCATGGGCTTTGTCGTCGACATCACCGAGGCGAGGTATGGCGGCGTCGCGCTGCTCGGCCTCCAGCAGTTTCCGAGGGAGGAAAGCCTGGCGTTCGCGTCGCGGCGCAGGGGCGATCGCTGAACGGCGCTCGCGTCCGATGACGCCAAGCGTGGCCGCTTAGCCGCCACGCTCGACCCGCGGCTCGATGCGCTGACGGCCGCCGTCGACGACGCGACGAGACACGATCCGGTCGCCGGGACCGACGCGTCCAAGCGCGACGTCACGGTCCGGCAGCACCACGGTCGCGCGGTCGTCCACCATCACGATGAGCTGTCGCTCGGCGGCGATCGCGGCGCGGGACCATTCGCGGAAGGTCGCGTGATAGGGCGCGCGCCGCCAGGCGTCCGGCGCGCCGGGGTCGACCTGAACCAGCAGCACCGCGCCGTCGGCGCTCGGCGCCATCACGAACTTGGCGCGGTCCGGGCGCCACTCGGGCCCAAGATTCTCGCGCTGCAGCCAGAGGCAGTTGAACGTGCGGCACTCGTCGGGGCGCGTCTCGTAGATCCCGCAGCCCTTGCCGATTTTGCAATGCGGACACCAGCGGCCAAGCGGCTTCTCGAGCGCCGCGATCCCCATCACCTTGCAGCACAGGGTGCAGCCGCCGCAGTCGCGCGCGCTCATGCCGTCCGCCTCTCGGAGCGCTTCGGTCGAGCGGGCTGTTCCGCCGCGACGTCGCCTCACCCGTACTTATTGCCTAACCGGTCGAACACAAAAACATGGATGCCGTCGCCGTTCTCGGGCAAGAGCGTGCTGCAACGCAACATGGCTGGACGATCCCGATGTCCGAGGATCTCGCGACCTATGACCGCCTGCGCCGGGAGTTCCGCTGGGAAACGCCCGCCCGCTTCAACATCGCCGAGGCGATCTGCGATCGCTGGGCGCGCGCCGAGCCCGGTCGCGTCGCGATCTGGACCAAGCGGACCGGCCAGGCTCTGACCGCAACGACGTTCGGCGAACTCGCCACGGCCTCGCAGGCCCTCGCCGCAGCATTGGCGAAGCGCGGCGTGCGGCGCGGCGACCGGATCGCGATTCTGCTGCCGCAAAGCGTCGAGGCGATGGTCGCCCATGTCGCGGTGTCGCGGCTCGGCGGCGTCGCCATGCCGCTCGCGCTCGCCTTCGGGCCGGACGCGATCTCGTACCGGATGACGGATTCGGGCGCAGCCGCCCTCGTGACGAACGCGTCGGGCCTCGCCAAGCTTGGCGAGATCGACGAGCCGTTGAGCGATCTGCGCGTGATCGTCTGCACCGACGGCGCTTCGGGCGGCGCGCTCGACTACGCCGCGCTGATCGCAGCAGGCGGCGAGGTTTTGGCCCCGGACACGACGCCCGACGATCCGGCGCTGATGATCTACACCTCGGGCACCACCGGCGCGCCCAAGGGCGCGCTGCATGGCGGGCGCGTGCTGCTCGGCCATGTGCCCGGCTTCCGCTACACCCATGACGGTTTTCCGAAAGAGGGCGACCTCGGCTGGACGCCGGCCGACTGGGCCTGGGCCGGCGGGCTGCTCAACCTCGCAATGCCGTGCCTGCACGAAGGCGTCGCGGTCGTGGCGCAGGCCACGATCAAGTTCGACCCGGCGGCCGCCTTCGCGCTGATCGAGGAGGCGGGGATCAGGAACGCCTTCATCCCGCCGACCGCGATGCGGCTGATGGCGCAGGTCGAGCGTCCGCGCGAGCGTTTTCCAAAGATGGCGCTGCGCACGCTTGTCTCGGCCGGCGAGCGGCTTGTCGAGGCGTCCTACGACTGGTCGCGCGAGGCGCTCGGCGTGCAGGTCAACGAGGTCTACGGCCAGACCGAATGCAACTACGTGCTGGCCTCCGCAGTCTCGCACGGGGTTTCGCGGGCGGGGCGTACGGGCCGGCCCGTGCCCGGCCACGAGGTCGCGCTGTTCGACGCCGAGGGCAGGGAGGTTCCGCCCGGAACGCCGGGCGAGATCCGCGTGCGGCGGCCCGACCCCGTGATGTTCCTGAAGTACTGGAACATGCCGGAGGCGACGGAGGAGAAGTTTTCCGGCGACTGGCTGCTGACCGGCGACCAGGCGGTGATGGACGAGGACGGCTATTTCCGCTTCCTCGGCCGCGACGACGACGTCATCACCTCGTCCGGCTATCGCATCGGCCCGAGCGACGTCGAGGACTGCCTGACCAAGCACCCGGCGGTCGCGCTTGCGGCGGTCGTCGGCAAGCCGGACGAGATGCGCACAGAGATCATCAAGGCGTTCGTCCAGCTGAAGCCGGGCGTGGAGGCGACGGAGGCGCTGGGGGACGAGCTGAAGCGTTTTGTGCGGGAGCGGCTCTCGGCGCACGAATATCCGCGTGAGGTGGCGTTCGTGGACGAACTGCCGCTGACGACGACGGGGAAGATCATCAGGCGGGAGCTGCGGGGGAGGGGATGACGCGCCGCTCAGGCGCGAGCGTCGGTCGCCGGTTCGTCAGGCTTCGTCCACCACGCAGAAATCTTCCCGATGACGATATGGGCGGCATAGATGCCAAACACGGCGATGGCGGCCCGTGTGACCTTGCCGTCTGCGCCCACGACGACCAAGAAAACGCTGAACGTGCCGATCAGCCAAAGAACTTCGTATCTGACGCGGTCCATTGTAACGACGTCGTCCGCGGACTGATGCATCTCACGCCGCCTTCTTCTCGTCCGCAGCCTTATGCGCCGCGTCGTAGTAGTTCGCCTTCTCGCCGAACACGACGCGCCTCAGCAGCCGCCGCATCGTCTCGCTTTTCCTCAGCGGCTCGATCGCCGCGCGCGCGGCCGTGTAGGCCGCGACCTTCAGCCCGTCGAGCGCCGGCTTCTCGCCCGGGGCCGCCTGCGCAAAACCCTTCTCGCGCAGCCATGCGTTCATGAAGATCAGCTTGTTTCGCTTCACAACCGCGTCCGAGCGCCAGGTGATCGCCATCGAGACGGAATAACTGTCGCCGGTCCGCACCCAGTGCGGGACCTGGTAGGGCACGAACACGCCCTCTCCGGGCGACAGCTCGTAGACCTTGGCGCGCGCCTCGAAGCGCTCCTCATAAGGCAGGTTGCGGTGCTTCGAGGGCGCGCTTTCGAGCAGCTCTTCCGAGACCAGCGAGCGGTCCTCGTTGTCGAACAGGTGGAAGAACTTCGGGCCGTGGATCTGGACGAAGAGGTTGTCCTCGTTGTCGCAATGGAACGGCGTCGTCGAGTTGGCGGAGGAGACGAAGATGAAGCCCTCGAGCTCGCGAAAGCCCGCCGCTTCGAGCGTCTCGAAGCCGAGCTGGCGCGCCATCGAGGCCAGCGCCTGCTCCATCAGCTCGCGATAGGCCGGAACCTCGTCGACGCGCTTCAGCACCATCCAGGCGCCGGCAGTCTCGATCTGGCGCACGACCTCGTCGGGGGGGAGGTCGACCAGCGGCGTGTCCTCGGCCTTCTGGTTCACCGAGACCGCGCCCGAATTGTACTCGATCCGGTCGCGGGGCAGCGCCTTCGTCAGCTCGATCAGCCGCGGCAGCTGCAGCAGCGGGTGATGGCTGAGCGAATGCCGGATCGGGAAATGTCGGAGCGGATAGCGGGTCGCGAGATCGCTCGCGTCGGCGCTCAGGGATGCGGACATCACGGTCTCTCCGTCAGCCGGCGGTAAACGTCGCGGACGCGGGCGCGGGCGGCGCGGCGGAGGCGCTCGGCCTGGACGGCGAGCCTCAGCAGGCGGCCCGCGGGCGCGCGCAGCGGGACCATGTAGTCGCCGATCGACAGCCGGTCGCGCCAGATGTGGTCGATCATCGGGTGGTCGGCGATCGCGGTCGAGTCGACCTCGTCGATCCCGTCATCCTCAATGAGCCGACGCGTCAGTTCGAGCGTCAGCTGCACGCCCGGCGACCACCGCGCGTGCCGCTCGCCATAGGCGATCTTGTAATACCAGGCCTGCCGGCCCGACTGCAGGACGAGGCCCGCCGCGACCGACTCCTCGCCGACGAACAGCTCGATGATCCGGGCTTCGCCCTTCGCGGCGCGGCGGCCGAACAGGTCGTGGATGAAGGCGAGCTGCTCTGGGTGATTGCGCATCGCGGAGCCGCCTCGGCCCTTCCAGCCACGCGCCTCGAGCTCGAGGAAGCGTTCCAGCGCGGCCGCGATCTCGTCCGGCGCGCGCGCCTCGCGGAACGTGACCGGCCCCTCGTCGCCGAGGCGGCGCAGCTGGCGGCGATATTCCTTCAGCTTCTTCGGCGAGACGGAGGTCGCGAGGAAGGTCTCCGCGTCGACGCCCTTGCGCAGCACGGCGCGGCCATGGCCGTCGACCCGCTCCATCGAATGCCCGGCCTGGATGGCGGCCTTGCGGAGCGCGTCCGTCGCCGCGCCCTCGTCCGGCAGGAAGCGGAACAGGAAGAGCGCAAGGCCCGAATTCTCCAGCCCCTCGATCAGGCCGCGCGCCGCGAGATCGGCGCGCTCGCGATCGATGACCGGCGTGCCGAGGGCGCCGAAATAGCCCCAGAGCGCCGAAGACAGACCGGGAAGCAGCGGCAGGATGCGCCGCCCGATGACGGGCGCCACGCAGATCAGCCGCAGTTCGGCGGAGGTCCGGTCCCACACGGTCGCAAGCTGCACGTCGCGGCCGTAGGGCATGTTGCGCGCCGCGACCGCGAAGTCGGCCTCGCCGAAGATGTTGCGGCTGAGCGCGCGGGTCGCCAGCGCTTCCCAGGCGGCCCTGTGGGTCGAGAGCTGCTCGATGCTCACCACCTCGAAGTGAAAGTCCTTCTGGATCTCGCCCGGCATGGCGGCTTCGAGCGCCGGCGCGAACGGCGGCGACAGCGGCGGCGACATGGCGTCGGTCAGCGCGTCGCCCGTGCTGGTGAGCGGATAGAGCGGCTGAGCCGGCGCTGGCTTGCGGCCCCAGGGCAGGGCGCCGAGGCCGAGCCGCTGGCGCGTTACGATGAACAGCGCGGCGGATTCGAAGACCTGCGTGACCGAGGTCGCGATCGCGGCCCCCAGCATGCCGTAGGAGGGGATCAGCGCGAAGCAGAGCGCGATGTTGAGCCCGAAGGCGCAGCCATAGATCGCGGCGCAGACGTTCTGCTGGCCGAGCATGTTGAGCAGGCGCTCGAGCGGCCCGACGACGGCGCGCGACATCAGCCCGAAGCCGATGACGAACAGCAGGTAATAGCCGTCCGTGAAGTCGCCGCCGAACAGCCAGAGCATCGGCCAGCCGAACGCCAGCAGCCCGGCGCAGCCGACAAGCGAGGGCCAGAACGTCCAGCGCGCGGCGTCGCGCACCATGGCGTCGAGCTTCTCGCGGTCGCCCGCCACAGCATATTCGGTGAAGCGGTGCGCCACCGCGGCCGAGACCGAGAAGGAGATGAAGGCGACGAGCGACATCACCTTCACGCAGGCGTAATAGACCGCGACGTCGTGCGGCGGCCGGAACATGGTCAGGATCAGCACGTCCGCATAGGCGAGCGAGAGGTAGAAACCCTCGACCAGGAAGATCGGCAGCGACACTTTCATCCATGTCGCCGCCTCATAGGCGCGCGGACCCTTCTCGACGCGGCCCTTGAGGCGCCTGCCCAGCATCGCGAGCTGCGCCACCGCCGTGATCCAGGTCGCGATCAGCGACGCCGCCATCGCGGTCGGCGCGGTCGCCGGAAAATGCGTCGCGCTGAGCAGGCCGAGCAGGCCGAGGATCAGCAGCGGCCGGACGAAATAGGCCGGCGCCAGCGCGACGTCGATCCAGTTGTTGGTGCGCGCGATGCCGTCCTGCACGTCGGTCAGCACGTACATCGGCACGCAGAACATGGCGAGGAACAGCGGAACGACGGCCCAGCTCTCGAGGTGCTCCTGGAACAGCCAGATCGCCAGCAGACCGGTCACGGCGACGCCCGTCGCCATCGCGAGGGCGATCAGTCTGGAGCCGATCAGGAAGCCGCGCAGGTGGTCGCGGTCGCCCGTGTCGGCATATTGCGGGATGAAGCGCTGCGGCGCGGAGGCGAGCCCGAAGCTCGTGAGGCCGCCGAGCAGCAGCACCCAGGTCCAGACATAGACGTAGACGCCGTATTCGGTCTGGCCCATCCAGCGGGCGAGCAGGATCTGCGACGCGAAGGCGATGACCGCGTTGACGACGCGGATCAGGAAGGCCGACCCCGCCATCTTCTGCGCGACGGCTGTGTCCGACCCATCGGCCTTCAGAGCGCGCAGGCGGGCGGCGAGGCGCGACAGCGGCCCTGTCTTCCCTGCTTTGCGCGTCTGATCCACGCCAAAATCCATCAGCATGTTCGGCATCGACCCCGCTCAATCCGACCGTGATACGCGAGATCGGCTTAAGGGCGGGTTCGGGAACAGGATTAACGGCGAGCTGCCTAAACCGCTCGAATTCTATCCGGTTTCGCGCCTGAGCGTGACTGCGGCGGCGGATCCGGCCGCATTCGGCGGCGGCGACGGATCAATTGCTCGTCATGCGCGGCGGGTTTGCGGACCGGACCTCCGCCGAACGGCCGGTCAACCGGAGAAGCCGCCCTCGGCGAGAAAGCGTCTCTCGTCCGATGTCGAGGAGCGGCCCAAAATGTCGTTCCGGTGCGGGAAGCGGCCGAAGCGCGCGATGACGTCGGCGTGGGTCTGCGCATAGCGCACGCCCTCCGGCTCGTTCATGGCGGCGAACAGGGAGATGCACAGCGCCTGCGCGGCCGGATCTTCGGAATGCTCGAACGGTAGGTAGAAGAACCAGCGCATGCCCTTCGCCACGCGCCGGTCGAAGCCGCGCGCGAGAGCCGCCTCGGCGACGGCGAGCGCGATGGCGTCGGTCGCGAACGCCCGCGGCCCGCCGCGAAACATGTTGCGCGGCGCCTGGTCGAGCAGGATCAGCAGCGCGAGCGCGCCTTCGGGCGTCTCGTCCCAGTGGTCGAGCCCGCCGCCCGCGGCGGCCTCGTGCAGGCGCCCTAGCCTCGCCCGCGTCAGCGCGTCGAAGGCGGGATCGACGGCGAACCAGCGGTCGAAGCCGGCGGCCCGCCAGAAGGCGGCGACGGCGAGGGCGGAGCGGGGGGCGCGGCGCGTCATCGATGCTGTGTCCAGGAATCGCCTGCCCGCCTGCGTCCGCGATGCAGGACCGTGGGAACGCTTTCGGCCAGCGTGGTAAAGCCGATTTTAACCCTGTGTCCGGCAAGCATCATATGGAGGACGGTCGTTTTTTGGCGCGGTTTGCGCCGGAGGTCGGCCCCAATCCTTCTGCGTGATCAAGTTCTGTATCGGCGCGGGCTCGTCCGCGCATGTGTTGAGCGCGAGTAACCTCATGACCCCCCGCACCCTGATCGCCGGTTTTCGCGTCGCCGCCGGCCTCGCGCTGCTTTCCCTCGGCCTTGCAGGCTGCTCCACGGTCGAGGGCGGGCTGATGGAGGTCGGCCTCGGCCGGCATGACAGCGCGACCGTCGAGCGCTACGGCGCACGCCCCGACGAGCGCTTCCCGCTTCCGGCGACCGACATCTCCAAGGTCGACGAGCGGTGGTTGCGCCAGCGCGTCCGCTTCATCGGCTCCGAGGCGCCCGGGACCATCGTGGTCGACACCCAGGCCCGGTATCTCTACCTCGTGCAGGACGGCGGCAAGGCGATCCGCTACGGCATCGGCGTCGGCAAGGCCGGGCTCGCCTTCGAGGGCGAGGCGCGCGTCGGCCGCAAGGCCGAGTGGCCGCGCTGGACCCCGACGCGGGACATGATCGACCGCGACCCGAAGCGCTATGGCGACTATGCGGGCGGCCTCGACGCCGGACTGACCAACCCGCTCGGGCCGCGCGCGCTCTACCTCTACCAGGGCGACCAGGACACGCTGTTCCGCATCCACGGCACGACCGAGCCCTGGTCCATCGGCAAGGCGGTCTCGAGCGGCTGCATCCGCCTGCTCAACCAGGACATCATCGATCTCTACGATCGCGTTCCGACCAACACGCAGGTGGTGGTGCTGCAGGACGACGACGGCCCCGCTTATGTCGGGTCCATCGGCCGGGACAACCGGGATCTGCGGGACAACCGGAACACCCGGGCTCCCCGCGACAACCGCGACTTCCGCGCTCGCGCCTACGACGACGCGTGAGGCGCGGCGTCGGCGTCATCCCGGGCGTCAGGCCCGGGATCCAGAAACGCTGACGTTTCGAGCCATTCGGGGATGTACCCGTCTCTGGATGCCGGCCCTGCGGCCGGCATGACGGTCAACGCCCTACAGCCGCAGCCGTTTCGCCGCGATGTCGTCCCAGAGCTTTGCGTCGAGGGCCACGTAGCGGCGCTCGACCGGATGAGAGACGTAAAGCGGGTCCGGCGTCGCGCCGGGGTCGGCTCCCTCGCGCACAAGGTCCATCTTGCGCGGCTTGAAGGTGCCGGTGACGTCGACTTCCCGGCCGAGCCTCAGGAAAACCGGCCGCGCGAAGGCCGGCAGGCTCCCCTCGATATGGGCGAGCAGTCCGCCGAGGTCGACGCCCTCCGCCTCCGGCACGATCTGCGCCATGCCGGCCTTGCCGTCATATCCGGGAACGGCGACGCCGTAGACCGTGACGTCCTTCACGCCTGGAAAAACCGAAATCGCTTCGGACACCTCCGAGGTCGCGACGTTTTCGCCGCGCCAGCGGAAGGTGTCGCCGATGCGGTCGACGAAGAAAAAGTAGCCGCGCGCGTCGCGCCGCATCAGGTCGCCGGTGCGGAACCAGCGATCGCCGGGCTCGAACGCGTTCTCCAGGATCTTGCGCTTCGTCGCCTCCGGATCGGCGTAGCCCTCGTAGCGCGCCGACGGCTTCTTCGGATCGTTGAGGATCAGGCCGATCGCCTCGCCGGCCTCCTCGGGCCCGCACTCGATGCAGAAGCCGTCCGCCCCGCGCACCGGCTCGCCGGCCTCGACGTCGAAGCGGATCACCTTCACGGGGAACTTGTGCTTCATGTACCAGCAGATGCGGCCGATCGAGCCGGTGGTGCCGTCGAAGTTGAACAGCGCGACGTTGCCTTCGGTCGCGGCGTACCATTCGAGGATCAGCGGCATGCGGAAGCGCGTCTGGAACGCCTCCCAGACGTCGGGCCTCAAGCCATTGCCGCAGACGAGCCGAAGCGTGTGGCGTTTCTCGGCTTGCGTTTCGGGCGAGTGGACGAGGTAGCGGCAGAGTTCGCCGATATACTGCGCGAGCGTCGACCGGGTCTCGACGACGTCGTCCCAGAACCGGCTCGCCTGGAATTTTTCGCGGATCACCACGGAGGCGCCGGCGATCAGCGGCGCGGCCGCCGCGATCACGCCGCCGGCCGTGTGATACATCGGCAGGCAGTCATACATCCGGTCCGACGCCCTGATCCCCATGGCGCCATAGAACCCGTGGGTGATGGCCATCAGCCGGTAGTGGTTGATGTTGGCGGCCTTCGGCATGCCGGTGGTTCCGCTCGTATAGATGTAGAGCGCTCGGTCTTCGATCGTGATCTCGGGGAGATCTCCCGGCGGCAGCGCGTCCTTCGGCAAGGCGTCGACCGCTTCGTCGACACGCCGCCAGTCCTGCGAACCCGCACCGTGGCGCCAGACGTCGGGCTTGCGCGCGCAGCTGACGAAGGGCTCGGCCGAGACGTAAGCGTCCTCGTGCTCGGCGCCGACAATCACGAGCTTGGGGTCGACAATCGAGACATTGTAGGCGAGCGGGGCGCCCCTCAAATTGGTGTTGAGCAGCGCGACCGCGCCGCCGACGCGTAGAATCCCTATCCATATGGCCAGGTATTCCGGCCGATTGGCCATGAGCAGCGCGACCGTGTCGCCCTTGACGATTCCGTTCTGCTTCGCCCAGCGGGCGTAGGCGTTGGCGCGGCCGTCGAGCTCTGAATAAGTGAAGGTCTCGCGGTGGGAGATCAGGGCCGTGCGGTCGCCGAAACGCGCGGCGAGTTCGGCCACGACATGCGGGAAGACGCGGCGGCGATTGCGGCCGATCGGCATCGTGGCGCGCAACGCGCGGAGGATGCCGGTCAGGCAGCGAACCTCCCGCGTGAGCCGCGATGTTTCAGCCATGCGTGCGCCGTCCCCAAGGCTCCGCGCCCCTGCGGGTCCGATTCGAAGGGAGGACCGCGGGCGTCTCGTTTGTGGGCGGCATGAAGCCCGCGGGGAGGAGGGCTGTCCAGTAGCCGGACGTTCAGGAAGCCGTCAGCCGAGCAGCCCGCCGCCGCCGCGCGGGGCGAGCGGATTGTCGAGCAGCGCCGCCCGGTCCGCCCGGTCGGGCGCGATCTGGCCCGCGAAGGCGGCGTAGAGGCCGGCGATCAGGTCCGCCGGCAGGTTCTCGCCGATCGCGACCAGGCGGGTGCGGTCGTCGCCGTCGGGCCAGGCGTCGAGGAAGCGCGGTTCGGCGAAGACATGCCGCACGCCCTGCAGCACGAGCGGGCGGGAGGGATCCTCGGCGATCCTGACGAGCCCCTTCAGCCGCAGCAGTTTTGGGCCATGCGCGGAGCGCAGCAGCTCGACGAAGAGGTCATAGGCCGCGAGGGAGAGCGGGGCTTCGCTGGTCATAGAAACCGCGGAGATTGAGCCGTGCGAAGGTCGCGCCTCTTCACCTCTCCCCGGTGGGGAGAGGTCGACGCGAAGCGGCGGGGGAGGGAGCGCCGCCCCATCCGGAAAGCCCTGCTCCCCCTCACCCGCGAGGCTCCGCCTCGCGACCTCTCCCCACCGGGGAGAGGTGAAGAGCTGCGCCTCAGCGATTAGTGTCTGCGCACTGGCCTCCTGGGCCTCCAGCACCGTCGCCAGCGGAGCGAGGCGCGCGACCGTCGCCCGCGCCTCGTCGATCTGCGCCGGGCTGGCCACATCGGTCTTCGAGAGCACGACAAGGTCCGCCATGGCGAGCTGGCGCTCCGCCTCGACATGCTCCGCAACGGCGTTTGGCCCTTCGACGGCGTCGAACACCGTCGTGACCGAGGTCAGCCGGTAGCGCATCGCGAGATAGGGGTGGAGCGTCAGCGTCTGCAGGATCGGGATCGGATCGGCGAGCCCGCTGGTCTCGATCACGAGCCGCGCGAAGGGCGGGATGCGGCCGTTGTCGCGGGCGCGAAGCAGGTCTTCCAGGGTGTTGATCAGGTCGCCGCGCATCGAGCAGCAGAGGCACCCGCCCGCGAGCGCGACGATCCCGTCCGCGACATGCTCGACCAGCAGATGGTCAATCCCGATCTCGCCCGCCTCGTTGACCACGACGGCGGCGTCGGACAGCGACGGGTCTTGCAGCAGGCGGTTCAAAAGCGTGGTCTTGCCGGCGCCGAGGAAGCCGGTGAGCACGCCGAGCGGGATCGGGGGAGGGGGGAGCTTGGGAGGCATCAGCCGCTTATACGCCGGGAGAGCGGCCAAGGCAGGCTCACTTTCTTGCTCTCCGCGAAACAGGCGGCGCGATGAAAGCTGGAATCGGAACTTCGGCGGATCTGGGTCCCGGACGACGTTCCGTAGGCGCCGACATCAGGAGTTCAGACTGGACCGCTTCGGCCGTCATGCCCGGCGGAGCCGGGTATCCACGACTTCCTGAGATCGCAGAGCTTTAAGCCGGAGTCGTGGATACCCGCGAAGGCGGGCATGACGGTTGCGGTTGACGGTCGCCGCCGCGCTCAAAGCGGCCGAAGTCAAACGCGCCGATCAGAGCGCCCCGGCCGGCTTCGCGCCGACGGCCGCGGAGGACTTGATCCCGACGGCTGGCTCCAGCTCGATCTTTACGCGGCCGGTCTTGGTTTTCGCCGGCGCGGGCTTCTTGGTGGCGGCGGGCTTGCCCTTGGCGGGCGTCGTCGCCGACTTCGCGGCCGCCGGCTTCTTCGCGCCTGGCGTCGCGGCGAGCGCGGGAGCCTTGGCGGCGGCCGGCGCGTCCTCGTCGACGCCGCTCGGTTCGGCCGGCGTGTCGGGCTTTCCGGGCGCCGGCGTCGCATAGACCATGACGGGCGAAACGGCCGGCTTCGACATCAGCGCCGGCGCCCAGGGGTGGGCCTCGAGCATCAGGCGGCGCGCCGTTCGGATCTTGGCCCCAGCCTTGCCGCACATCTCCTCGCGCAGGTCGATCGGGAAGGCCTGCGGGGGCGAGGGCAGGGTCGCGAGCGTGCCGACCGCCTTGGTGGCCGCAAAGCCGCGCTCGAAGGCGTCGACCGCGGTCTCGGAGCGTTCGAGCGGCGAATAGGCGCCGAACACGATGGTGACGAGCCGCCGCCCGCCGCGCGAGGCGGTCGCGACGACGTTGTAGCCGGACGAGCAGACATAGCCGGTCTTCATGCCGTCCGTGCCGGGATAGCGGCCCATGAGGCCGTTATGGTTGCG
Protein-coding sequences here:
- a CDS encoding L,D-transpeptidase, whose translation is MEVGLGRHDSATVERYGARPDERFPLPATDISKVDERWLRQRVRFIGSEAPGTIVVDTQARYLYLVQDGGKAIRYGIGVGKAGLAFEGEARVGRKAEWPRWTPTRDMIDRDPKRYGDYAGGLDAGLTNPLGPRALYLYQGDQDTLFRIHGTTEPWSIGKAVSSGCIRLLNQDIIDLYDRVPTNTQVVVLQDDDGPAYVGSIGRDNRDLRDNRNTRAPRDNRDFRARAYDDA
- a CDS encoding long-chain-acyl-CoA synthetase — its product is MAETSRLTREVRCLTGILRALRATMPIGRNRRRVFPHVVAELAARFGDRTALISHRETFTYSELDGRANAYARWAKQNGIVKGDTVALLMANRPEYLAIWIGILRVGGAVALLNTNLRGAPLAYNVSIVDPKLVIVGAEHEDAYVSAEPFVSCARKPDVWRHGAGSQDWRRVDEAVDALPKDALPPGDLPEITIEDRALYIYTSGTTGMPKAANINHYRLMAITHGFYGAMGIRASDRMYDCLPMYHTAGGVIAAAAPLIAGASVVIREKFQASRFWDDVVETRSTLAQYIGELCRYLVHSPETQAEKRHTLRLVCGNGLRPDVWEAFQTRFRMPLILEWYAATEGNVALFNFDGTTGSIGRICWYMKHKFPVKVIRFDVEAGEPVRGADGFCIECGPEEAGEAIGLILNDPKKPSARYEGYADPEATKRKILENAFEPGDRWFRTGDLMRRDARGYFFFVDRIGDTFRWRGENVATSEVSEAISVFPGVKDVTVYGVAVPGYDGKAGMAQIVPEAEGVDLGGLLAHIEGSLPAFARPVFLRLGREVDVTGTFKPRKMDLVREGADPGATPDPLYVSHPVERRYVALDAKLWDDIAAKRLRL
- a CDS encoding GTP-binding protein, whose product is MPPKLPPPPIPLGVLTGFLGAGKTTLLNRLLQDPSLSDAAVVVNEAGEIGIDHLLVEHVADGIVALAGGCLCCSMRGDLINTLEDLLRARDNGRIPPFARLVIETSGLADPIPILQTLTLHPYLAMRYRLTSVTTVFDAVEGPNAVAEHVEAERQLAMADLVVLSKTDVASPAQIDEARATVARLAPLATVLEAQEASAQTLIAEAQLFTSPRWGEVARRSLAGEGEQGFPDGAALPPPPLRVDLSPPGRGEEARPSHGSISAVSMTSEAPLSLAAYDLFVELLRSAHGPKLLRLKGLVRIAEDPSRPLVLQGVRHVFAEPRFLDAWPDGDDRTRLVAIGENLPADLIAGLYAAFAGQIAPDRADRAALLDNPLAPRGGGGLLG
- a CDS encoding D-alanyl-D-alanine carboxypeptidase family protein — protein: MTTSIRRRAAACVFALMAGVGSADAAAAPLLVADIASGQVLEAREATTPWYPASLTKLMTTYVVLNAVKAGKLTLQQSLVYTERAQKEPPSKMGFQVGQTVTVDDALKMLMVQSANDIAFILAEGVSGSVEAFVVEMNRTARQIGMTGSNFVNPNGLPVKPGPDLQRTTARDMAILATALYRDHPQMAGLFALDAIKIGQRTMRNHNGLMGRYPGTDGMKTGYVCSSGYNVVATASRGGRRLVTIVFGAYSPLERSETAVDAFERGFAATKAVGTLATLPSPPQAFPIDLREEMCGKAGAKIRTARRLMLEAHPWAPALMSKPAVSPVMVYATPAPGKPDTPAEPSGVDEDAPAAAKAPALAATPGAKKPAAAKSATTPAKGKPAATKKPAPAKTKTGRVKIELEPAVGIKSSAAVGAKPAGAL